A section of the Tepidanaerobacter syntrophicus genome encodes:
- a CDS encoding site-specific integrase translates to MRLENTSRGDDVVALVQPIKDRQKIAELKMELLKRNYKYYILCIIGLNTGLRIGDIIPLKVEDVRNKSHITLREEKTNKIKVFPINPQLRSELDKYTSGMENHEYLFPSRQRNRDGVRSHITRVQAYRYIKNVAEELGIENFGIHSFRKSFGYFYYQETKDIVKLMQIFNHSSQNVTRRYIGLTQEEIDESLENFFL, encoded by the coding sequence ATGAGATTAGAAAATACTTCCAGAGGAGATGATGTTGTGGCATTAGTTCAGCCAATAAAAGATAGACAAAAAATTGCGGAACTTAAAATGGAACTCCTAAAAAGAAATTACAAATATTATATCTTATGTATTATTGGATTAAATACTGGATTAAGAATTGGAGATATAATTCCTTTAAAAGTAGAAGATGTAAGAAATAAAAGCCATATAACCTTAAGAGAAGAGAAAACAAATAAAATTAAAGTATTTCCTATTAACCCTCAATTACGAAGTGAGTTAGATAAATATACTTCTGGTATGGAAAATCACGAATATCTTTTCCCAAGTAGGCAAAGAAATAGAGATGGAGTAAGATCTCATATAACAAGGGTACAAGCCTATAGATATATTAAAAATGTAGCAGAGGAATTAGGAATAGAAAACTTTGGTATACATTCCTTTAGAAAGAGTTTTGGATATTTTTATTATCAGGAAACAAAGGATATAGTGAAATTGATGCAGATATTTAATCATAGTTCTCAAAATGTAACAAGAAGATATATTGGATTGACTCAGGAAGAGATTGATGAGAGTTTGGAGAATTTCTTTTTATAA
- a CDS encoding DEAD/DEAH box helicase family protein, protein MPRKSVKNQDLNERLILNKYFLLLIGEDSISNIDNGIKDDDLEGYDEDNISYYYYYISPKFAKYSNISKDKLLEYDQNLYRHVKRIGEKRGGIKLKYYQYIALLFTEIFLDKYFFDTENFLDELNQFVNEYNEKNPQQPIKEYTKENLSRLAYMCATGSGKTYIMHINILQFQHYYKKAKKINPDFEINRYIVLTPNEGLSNQHMEEMELSNIPYELFHNDLLYNEDAVIIIDINKLKEEGKIKTVSVDSFLKNNVLFVDEGHKGLGGEVWLDYRNRLSEEGFVFEYSATFKQALKGEKIKKDEESIVDIYGKSIIFDYSYKYFYNDMYGKEYRIYNLEEDENENKNTLYLIGCLLTYYQQLKLFNVYSKEYEPYNLEKPLLVCVGNSVNKRSNLTKGEEEVLSDVQKILVFIDEFTSNYKKSIENIRLVLNGDTGLMQGNRDLFYNDFTFLQDVFKGDVDALYKDILNLIFNSDASGRLYIEDLKQVNGEIGLKIGDQNEYFGVINVGESNQLIKNCELVGMVTSSNEFITESLFRNINDESSKINILVGSRKFTEGWNSYRVSTMVFFNFAREEGSLAIQLFGRGVRLKGYKNLLKRSEAFRKEKEPPRYINKLETLTIFGVRADYMKSFKQFLEYEEVPVDKVSREYKLPTVYKERLERAKKSNLKVITLPHNINFKKKSKRLLITEPTGDFYNYIVKNKIKHDVYSKVQALTSNNNNEIATDKHNDYLYENILSFIDMSEVLAELQRYKSEKGYYNIIISKDECIKILCNKDWYVLYIPENELKLDSFDKIVVIEDICMSLLKKYIDTFYKYHKKAWEQPYLKYETINENNIKNNLVKEYLITLYDRSKEDFDSFERFIHNLSGMLKGDQELIPQSKFEFTAFDYYNHLYVPLVSIKDGFKIEVRPVGLNKDEKRFIDLLREYVNNNPSLFSDYKLYLLRNKAKVGIGFFEAGNFYPDFILWVANDKKQYINFIDPKGIMMLDKNINNEKIMFFETIKELEKQLQKTDNSVDIVLNSFIMSGTSFSDVKVKYGVNNKMEYEKRNVLFLEDEDCIEKVFNKILG, encoded by the coding sequence GTGCCTAGGAAATCAGTAAAGAATCAAGATTTAAATGAGAGATTAATTCTTAACAAATATTTCCTCTTACTTATCGGGGAAGATAGTATTTCTAATATTGATAATGGAATTAAAGATGATGATTTAGAAGGATATGATGAAGATAACATTTCATACTATTACTACTATATTTCTCCTAAATTTGCAAAATACAGCAATATATCCAAGGATAAATTACTTGAATATGATCAGAATTTATATAGACATGTCAAACGAATTGGTGAGAAAAGAGGAGGCATCAAACTTAAATATTACCAATATATTGCATTACTTTTTACTGAAATCTTTTTAGATAAGTATTTTTTTGATACTGAGAATTTTTTGGATGAATTAAACCAATTTGTAAACGAATATAATGAGAAGAATCCACAGCAACCGATTAAAGAGTATACAAAGGAAAATCTTAGCAGGCTTGCGTATATGTGTGCTACAGGAAGCGGAAAAACATATATAATGCACATTAATATTTTGCAATTTCAGCATTATTATAAGAAAGCCAAAAAGATTAACCCTGATTTTGAAATTAATCGGTATATTGTGCTTACTCCAAATGAAGGTTTATCTAATCAGCATATGGAAGAAATGGAATTATCGAATATCCCTTATGAGTTATTTCATAATGATTTATTGTACAATGAAGATGCTGTTATCATTATAGATATTAATAAATTAAAGGAAGAAGGAAAGATTAAAACTGTATCAGTAGATTCTTTTTTGAAAAATAATGTTTTATTTGTAGATGAAGGTCATAAAGGTCTTGGTGGAGAGGTTTGGCTTGATTATAGAAATCGGCTATCAGAAGAGGGATTTGTTTTTGAGTATTCTGCAACTTTTAAACAGGCATTAAAAGGAGAAAAAATTAAGAAAGATGAAGAGAGTATAGTCGATATATATGGAAAATCAATTATTTTCGATTATTCATATAAGTATTTCTACAACGATATGTATGGAAAAGAATATAGAATATATAATCTGGAGGAAGATGAGAACGAAAATAAAAATACACTTTATCTAATAGGCTGTTTACTTACTTATTACCAACAATTGAAACTTTTTAATGTATACTCGAAAGAATATGAGCCATATAATCTAGAAAAACCTTTATTGGTATGTGTTGGTAATAGCGTTAATAAAAGAAGTAATTTAACAAAAGGAGAAGAGGAAGTTTTATCTGATGTCCAAAAAATATTAGTTTTTATTGATGAATTTACAAGTAATTACAAGAAAAGCATTGAAAACATTAGATTAGTCTTAAATGGTGATACTGGATTAATGCAAGGAAATAGAGATTTATTCTATAATGACTTTACATTTTTACAAGATGTATTCAAAGGAGATGTAGATGCACTTTATAAAGATATACTTAATTTAATATTTAACTCAGATGCTTCGGGGAGATTATACATTGAAGATTTAAAACAGGTAAACGGAGAGATTGGGTTAAAAATAGGTGATCAAAATGAATATTTTGGCGTTATTAATGTTGGCGAAAGTAATCAATTAATTAAAAATTGCGAATTGGTAGGAATGGTAACTAGTTCAAATGAATTTATTACAGAAAGTCTATTTAGAAATATAAATGATGAATCATCAAAGATAAATATACTTGTTGGTTCAAGGAAATTCACTGAAGGTTGGAACAGTTACCGTGTTTCGACTATGGTATTTTTTAATTTTGCTCGTGAAGAAGGTTCTCTGGCAATACAACTTTTTGGTCGAGGAGTAAGACTTAAAGGATATAAGAACTTATTAAAGAGAAGTGAAGCCTTTAGGAAAGAGAAGGAGCCACCTAGATATATTAATAAACTTGAAACGTTAACTATATTTGGAGTTAGGGCGGATTACATGAAAAGTTTCAAACAGTTCCTCGAATATGAAGAAGTACCTGTTGATAAAGTATCTAGGGAGTATAAACTGCCTACTGTGTATAAAGAGAGGCTTGAAAGGGCAAAGAAGAGTAATCTAAAGGTAATCACCTTGCCTCACAATATAAATTTTAAGAAGAAATCTAAAAGGCTGCTTATAACTGAACCAACCGGAGATTTTTATAATTATATAGTCAAAAATAAAATTAAACATGATGTATATTCGAAAGTACAGGCGTTAACATCTAATAATAATAATGAAATTGCTACCGATAAACATAATGATTATCTATATGAGAATATTTTATCATTTATTGATATGAGTGAAGTATTAGCCGAGTTACAAAGGTATAAAAGTGAAAAAGGGTATTATAATATTATTATAAGTAAAGATGAATGTATTAAGATACTTTGCAACAAAGATTGGTATGTTTTATATATACCTGAAAACGAATTAAAACTAGACAGTTTTGATAAGATTGTAGTTATTGAAGACATCTGTATGTCTTTATTAAAAAAGTATATAGATACATTTTATAAGTATCACAAAAAGGCTTGGGAACAACCATACCTAAAATATGAAACAATAAATGAGAATAATATTAAGAACAATCTGGTTAAAGAATATCTAATTACTCTATATGACCGTTCAAAGGAGGACTTTGATAGTTTTGAAAGGTTTATACATAATTTATCAGGAATGCTGAAGGGGGACCAGGAATTAATCCCACAATCAAAATTTGAGTTTACCGCATTTGACTATTATAATCATTTATATGTACCACTTGTCAGTATAAAAGATGGATTTAAAATAGAGGTTAGGCCTGTTGGATTAAATAAAGATGAAAAAAGATTTATTGATTTATTAAGGGAATATGTAAATAATAACCCATCTTTGTTTTCTGACTATAAATTATACTTACTCCGCAACAAGGCTAAGGTAGGAATAGGATTTTTTGAAGCAGGGAACTTTTATCCTGATTTTATATTATGGGTTGCAAACGATAAGAAACAATATATTAATTTCATTGATCCAAAGGGAATTATGATGCTTGATAAAAATATCAACAATGAAAAAATAATGTTTTTTGAGACAATCAAAGAATTAGAAAAACAACTGCAAAAGACTGACAATTCTGTGGATATCGTTTTAAACTCATTTATAATGTCGGGTACAAGTTTTTCTGATGTTAAAGTTAAGTATGGAGTAAACAACAAAATGGAATATGAGAAAAGGAATGTATTGTTCTTAGAAGACGAGGATTGCATAGAAAAAGTTTTTAATAAAATTTTAGGCTAA
- a CDS encoding DNA methyltransferase gives MSDKLKRFTDLLKEMFEMDKEDLDFGIYRIMKLRKNEIENFIDNDLPIKVKEILSSYAKDNSEIRKKMKKIEESCNELGVSIEELPETSEKKKEYMELKKSLESGKSLAEIETDVYSKLYDFFSRYYDEGDFISKRRYKEGVYAIPYEGEEVKLYWANHDQYYIKTSEYFKNYSFVSQGITVNFRLVEVSTEQDNNKEAKDEKRRFVLLDENFLEVGNDEINMYFEFKVHTAKQDTLVKSAYEKIKSEISKLDSKYLNALLIPAPTEKDKNRTLLEKHLTTYVAKNTFDYFIHKDLKKFLKRELDFYIKSEVMKLDDIGTEKEERVESYLCKIRAIKNVGEIIIDFLAQIEDFQKKLWLKKKFVVETNWCITLDLIDEKFYSEIVANQKQIDEWIEYYKIDEIKNNNEQIAIDDVQQISFSTPLTVDFLKQNRNLVLDTKHFDRDFKERLIESIDNLDEKTNGLLIHSENFQALKLLEEKYKGKVQCVYIDPPYNSPSSEIVYKNNFKHSTWLSLMENRLTLSKKFNTEDGSTIVAIDKYEHTRLVELLRQLHPNNDMVSVAVEHNKKGTQGDHFSYSNDFAVFSISNKLKKLNSKLLPENEWEYSNFRNWGSESLRTDAANCFYPIYVQNGKIIGCGDVCDDDYHPQSPNVVIKSGNVEMYVNNNKDKQIFTATEENPIIAIYPIDDNLIERKWRYAFQSINEIFEYLVIEESRKSNLQIFMPKYSEQFKTMWYSPLYNAGDYGTKVLTSMNFPKDLFQFPKSVYTVKDCIYAVSNNNSIILDYFAGSGTTAHAVIDLNREDKENGNRKYILVEMGNYFNTVTLPRIKKVIYSKDWKDGSPTNRDTGISQIVKYIRLESYEDTLNNINFTRNEQQQSIFDSNKNLFEEYLVYYMFDMESKDSVLNLDNFANPFDYKMRITTRNVMTNKTIDLVETFNYLIGLDVVSQSRILRFNTRPIPYNEKEPDTYDGAVLLESEEDGEYCFKTVEGKLPNGQSALVIWRNITGDAIKDNAALDAFFNHFHKNKNRKYDVYFVNGDNNLENYRKNGENWKVNLIETVFKNKMFDYKDI, from the coding sequence ATGAGTGATAAATTAAAAAGATTTACAGATTTGCTTAAAGAGATGTTTGAAATGGATAAAGAAGATTTAGATTTCGGAATTTATCGTATAATGAAACTACGTAAGAATGAAATTGAAAATTTCATTGATAATGATTTACCAATTAAAGTTAAAGAGATCTTATCATCTTATGCAAAAGATAACTCGGAAATTAGGAAAAAAATGAAAAAAATTGAGGAATCATGTAATGAATTAGGAGTATCTATTGAAGAATTACCTGAAACTAGTGAGAAGAAAAAGGAGTATATGGAATTAAAAAAATCCTTAGAAAGTGGCAAAAGTTTGGCAGAAATTGAAACAGATGTATATTCAAAACTTTATGACTTCTTTAGCCGATATTATGATGAAGGAGATTTTATATCTAAAAGAAGATATAAGGAAGGGGTATATGCTATTCCTTATGAGGGGGAAGAAGTTAAACTATACTGGGCAAATCATGATCAATACTATATAAAGACAAGTGAGTATTTTAAGAATTACTCATTTGTTTCTCAAGGGATAACAGTAAATTTTAGATTAGTGGAAGTTTCTACGGAACAAGATAACAATAAGGAAGCCAAAGATGAAAAACGCAGGTTTGTTTTGTTAGATGAAAATTTCCTTGAAGTAGGTAATGATGAGATCAATATGTACTTTGAATTCAAAGTACATACTGCTAAGCAAGATACTCTTGTAAAATCTGCTTATGAAAAAATCAAGAGTGAAATTTCAAAATTAGATAGTAAATACTTAAATGCACTACTAATTCCAGCACCAACTGAAAAGGATAAAAATAGAACTCTTCTAGAGAAACATCTTACAACTTATGTTGCTAAAAATACGTTTGATTACTTTATTCATAAAGACCTCAAAAAGTTCTTAAAGCGTGAACTAGATTTTTATATTAAATCGGAGGTAATGAAGTTAGATGATATCGGAACTGAAAAAGAAGAGCGAGTAGAAAGTTATTTATGTAAAATACGAGCAATCAAAAATGTTGGTGAAATCATTATTGACTTTTTAGCGCAAATTGAAGATTTTCAAAAGAAATTATGGCTGAAAAAGAAATTTGTTGTGGAAACTAATTGGTGTATTACTCTAGATTTAATTGATGAGAAATTTTATTCTGAGATTGTCGCTAACCAAAAACAAATAGATGAATGGATTGAATACTATAAAATAGATGAAATTAAAAATAACAATGAACAAATTGCAATTGATGATGTTCAACAAATTTCATTTTCAACTCCATTAACTGTGGATTTTTTAAAGCAAAATAGAAACTTAGTACTTGATACAAAACATTTTGATAGAGATTTTAAGGAGAGACTTATTGAAAGCATTGATAATTTGGATGAAAAAACAAATGGATTATTAATACATAGTGAAAATTTTCAGGCTTTAAAGTTATTAGAAGAAAAATATAAAGGGAAAGTACAATGTGTATATATTGATCCGCCTTATAATTCACCTTCAAGTGAAATTGTGTACAAAAATAACTTCAAACATTCCACTTGGCTTTCACTTATGGAAAATAGATTGACACTTAGCAAAAAGTTTAATACTGAAGATGGTTCAACAATTGTTGCTATAGATAAATATGAGCATACGAGACTAGTAGAATTATTAAGACAACTTCATCCTAATAATGACATGGTTTCTGTAGCGGTTGAACATAACAAGAAAGGTACACAAGGGGATCATTTTTCTTATTCTAATGATTTTGCGGTCTTTTCTATTTCGAATAAGTTGAAAAAACTAAATAGTAAGTTGTTGCCAGAAAATGAATGGGAATACTCAAACTTTAGAAACTGGGGAAGTGAGTCTCTTAGAACAGATGCTGCAAATTGCTTTTATCCGATATATGTGCAGAATGGTAAGATAATTGGTTGTGGAGATGTGTGTGATGATGATTATCATCCACAGAGTCCGAATGTAGTAATAAAGAGTGGTAATGTAGAAATGTATGTAAATAACAATAAGGATAAACAAATTTTTACTGCAACAGAAGAAAATCCAATTATAGCCATTTATCCTATTGATGATAATTTAATTGAAAGAAAATGGAGGTATGCATTTCAAAGTATAAATGAAATTTTTGAATATTTAGTAATTGAAGAATCCAGGAAATCAAATTTACAAATATTTATGCCTAAATATTCAGAGCAATTTAAGACAATGTGGTATTCTCCTTTGTATAATGCTGGAGATTATGGAACTAAAGTATTAACATCTATGAATTTTCCTAAGGACCTTTTCCAGTTTCCTAAGTCTGTTTATACAGTAAAAGATTGCATTTATGCTGTATCAAATAATAATTCTATTATATTGGACTATTTTGCAGGCTCAGGAACAACTGCTCATGCTGTTATTGATTTGAATCGTGAAGACAAAGAAAACGGTAATCGAAAATATATACTTGTTGAAATGGGCAATTATTTCAATACAGTTACTTTACCTCGTATAAAAAAGGTTATTTATTCAAAAGACTGGAAAGATGGTTCACCTACAAATAGAGATACAGGTATAAGCCAGATTGTTAAATATATCCGTTTGGAGAGTTATGAAGATACTCTTAATAATATTAATTTCACACGTAACGAGCAACAACAGAGCATATTTGATAGCAATAAAAATCTATTTGAGGAGTATCTTGTTTACTATATGTTCGATATGGAAAGTAAAGATAGTGTGTTAAATCTTGACAACTTTGCAAATCCATTTGATTATAAAATGCGAATCACAACAAGAAATGTAATGACAAATAAAACGATAGACCTTGTTGAAACTTTCAATTATTTAATAGGTTTGGATGTGGTATCGCAAAGTAGAATTTTAAGGTTTAATACTCGTCCAATACCTTATAATGAAAAAGAGCCTGATACATATGATGGGGCTGTATTACTTGAAAGTGAAGAGGATGGCGAATATTGTTTTAAAACTGTTGAAGGTAAATTACCAAATGGGCAGTCTGCTCTTGTTATTTGGAGAAATATTACAGGCGATGCCATTAAAGATAATGCAGCACTAGATGCTTTTTTCAATCATTTTCACAAAAATAAAAATAGAAAATATGATGTTTATTTTGTAAACGGAGATAACAATCTTGAAAATTACCGTAAAAATGGTGAAAATTGGAAGGTCAACTTAATAGAAACTGTGTTCAAAAATAAAATGTTTGATTATAAGGATATATAA
- a CDS encoding helix-turn-helix domain-containing protein, with protein sequence MEYMSAREAANLWGISKRRVQKLCSKGRIEGAIKVGIVWAIPKGAKKPVDARYKSITKKTKNDG encoded by the coding sequence ATGGAATATATGTCTGCACGAGAAGCGGCTAACTTATGGGGGATTAGTAAAAGACGTGTACAAAAATTATGTAGCAAAGGTAGAATTGAGGGGGCTATAAAAGTAGGCATTGTATGGGCGATCCCAAAAGGAGCAAAAAAGCCCGTTGATGCAAGGTATAAGTCTATTACCAAAAAGACAAAGAATGACGGATGA
- a CDS encoding ParM/StbA family protein has translation MGYIIGIDHGNKAIKSIVNQYNSGFTVSSTIPITKERLLVFEGKYYSISGERFPVMVDKTVNDNFFILSLPAIAEVLEKKYQGVNKGEIILACGLPIMYYGKQKDKFREYFIRDNISFTYGGKQYEVSIKDAYVYPQGYAAIMPHFTHYKDVSRLNVVDIGGYTIDVFTVEKGLLNIKSCISLTTGIVTLLNSIKQEILSLGIEIHEEQIEDTILGENISFFQNENIKALIEDKTQIYVEELLDRLKEYGFEMKINPTIFVGGGSLLLQKHIENSPKIGYVEVLDSFANVKGFELLAKQAVSRDR, from the coding sequence ATGGGTTATATTATAGGAATAGACCACGGAAACAAGGCAATAAAAAGCATTGTTAATCAGTATAATTCGGGCTTTACTGTTTCAAGCACCATACCTATTACAAAAGAAAGACTATTGGTATTTGAAGGCAAGTATTACTCTATCTCAGGTGAAAGATTTCCTGTAATGGTTGATAAGACTGTAAACGACAACTTCTTTATTCTATCATTGCCTGCCATTGCAGAAGTACTAGAGAAGAAGTATCAAGGGGTTAATAAGGGAGAGATCATTTTAGCATGTGGCTTGCCTATTATGTATTATGGAAAACAAAAGGATAAATTTAGAGAGTATTTTATAAGAGATAATATATCATTTACCTATGGAGGGAAGCAATATGAAGTGTCAATTAAAGATGCATATGTTTATCCTCAGGGCTATGCAGCGATAATGCCTCATTTTACTCACTATAAGGATGTATCAAGACTTAATGTTGTAGATATTGGCGGATATACCATTGATGTTTTCACTGTTGAAAAAGGGCTTTTAAACATTAAATCTTGCATAAGTTTAACTACTGGGATTGTAACTCTATTAAACTCCATAAAACAGGAAATCCTGTCTTTAGGGATAGAAATTCATGAGGAGCAGATTGAGGATACAATTCTAGGAGAAAACATCTCATTTTTTCAAAATGAAAATATTAAGGCATTAATTGAAGACAAAACACAAATATACGTTGAAGAACTGTTGGATAGATTGAAAGAGTACGGCTTTGAGATGAAAATAAATCCGACAATATTTGTTGGAGGAGGTTCATTGCTTTTGCAAAAACACATTGAAAATAGTCCTAAAATAGGATATGTAGAAGTTTTAGATAGTTTTGCAAATGTAAAAGGCTTTGAACTTCTGGCAAAACAGGCAGTTAGTAGGGACAGGTGA